The Stigmatella aurantiaca DW4/3-1 genome contains the following window.
ATGGGACAAGCAACTGCGAAACGAGCCGGGAGTGGCCTTGCTGCTCACCCGTCAGCTCCGCCTGGTGCGCCCCCCGGCCGAGGACCGGGCGGGGTTCGAGCTGGCCGTGCATGGCACCGCGTGCCTGGGCAACGTGTTCACGTACGGAGGGGGCGGCGTGGGGGTTCGCTGGGGAAAGGGGCTGGCGCGCGACCTCGGTCATGCGCGCATCTCCCCCGGCCTGCCGGGGGCCAGCACCTTCGAGCGCCGTGAGGGGTGGGCCTGGTCCCTCTTCGTGGGAAGCGAGGCCCGCCTGGTGGCGCGCAACCTCTTCCTGGATGGCAATACCTTCTCCGACAGCGCCAGCGTGCCCCGGAAGGTGTTGGTGGCGGACGTCGAGGCGGGCGCGAGCCTCACGTACCAGAACGTCCGGCTGACCTACGCCTATGTGGTTCGCAGCGAGGAATTCACCGGCCAGAAAGGGGCGGATATCTTCGGCTCCATCCGTCTGGCGTTCATCCCCTGATCAGGGATTGTTCGTTCGCAGGAACGAGGCCTCCATCAGCGCCACGCTTGCGAGCGCGGCGAGCGCCAGCCCGGGGCCTCCGAGCAGGGGCGCCGCCAGTCCGAGCATGGCCAGGAACGAGGCGGGGACCGCCAGGCGGTAGCCACGCAGCGCGGCCTCGTCCGTGCCCTTCAGGAGCGAGGGGAGCACGGAGAGCCCGCCCAGCACCGCGGCCACGGTGAGCGTCACCGTGCCGGGCAGATCCGGAGGGGCGTCGAGCTGGAGGATGCAGAAGGCCAGGAGGGGCAGCGACACGGCGCGCACGAGGGCGCTGGCGCGGACGCCAACGAGCAGGGGAAGGGTCTTGTAGCCCGCGGCCCGGTCTCCCAGGCGATCCTTCTCATAATTGGCCAGGACGAACCAGGCGTTGATGCCCAGGATGAGGCCCAGCATGGGCAGGGCCTCCGCGAGCGCGGCGAGCGCCGAGGGCAGGGCCTCTTCTTGGCGCGGCAGCCTTCCCAGAACACCGAGGCCTCCCGCGATGGCGTTGATGGACCCAAAGACGAGGTTGCCGATGACCGGGATGCCCTTGGCCTTGTTGTAGCCCATGAGCAACACCACCGCGGCGGGGCCGAGTGTCCAGGCGGCCGGGTGGACTGCCAGAAGCGCCGCGAGCAACACCAGCCCCAGCAGGAGGGCGGCCGCCAGCGCGGGCCCCGCGGGCAGCCGTCCATCCGCCAGCGGACGCCCGGGCGCATTGATCGCGTCCGTGTCCCGGTCGAGCAAGTCATTGACGAGCTGACCCACCCCCCAGCCCATGCCCGCGACGAAGGCCGCGATCGCCACGCGGGAGCTGCCCGCGGGCGCCCGCACGGCCGCGGCTCCCGCGAGTGCCGCCCCCA
Protein-coding sequences here:
- a CDS encoding lipid A deacylase LpxR family protein, with amino-acid sequence MRQWLLWVMVLAHAPAEASLGTWTLQTDNDLYVSSRDRHYTNGLQLAWTSAADAAPGWMMRLARLSGNEPDSWVHWTLALGQNIYTPAGVALRARRYRDRPYGGWLYGSWGLVRASPEGFDAATLHLGMVGQASLAEPSQQLLHRVLGMRPPRGWDKQLRNEPGVALLLTRQLRLVRPPAEDRAGFELAVHGTACLGNVFTYGGGGVGVRWGKGLARDLGHARISPGLPGASTFERREGWAWSLFVGSEARLVARNLFLDGNTFSDSASVPRKVLVADVEAGASLTYQNVRLTYAYVVRSEEFTGQKGADIFGSIRLAFIP
- a CDS encoding UbiA family prenyltransferase, whose amino-acid sequence is MKSGNYRELIAEGQQWLSGIGRGEPLLPGIAWGRFVGLLIEAMRPHYFAFGVGAALAGAAAVRAPAGSSRVAIAAFVAGMGWGVGQLVNDLLDRDTDAINAPGRPLADGRLPAGPALAAALLLGLVLLAALLAVHPAAWTLGPAAVVLLMGYNKAKGIPVIGNLVFGSINAIAGGLGVLGRLPRQEEALPSALAALAEALPMLGLILGINAWFVLANYEKDRLGDRAAGYKTLPLLVGVRASALVRAVSLPLLAFCILQLDAPPDLPGTVTLTVAAVLGGLSVLPSLLKGTDEAALRGYRLAVPASFLAMLGLAAPLLGGPGLALAALASVALMEASFLRTNNP